One genomic window of Polaromonas sp. SP1 includes the following:
- a CDS encoding inverse autotransporter beta domain-containing protein produces the protein MRWLAMTFLAVLAGAAPAAHAQTAPGMKWSPYIDFEAKPGNKRDIGEANVFVPLAQTDRTLFFGDLRGRFDGNSNREGNFGLGVRHMLANGWNIGGYGYFDRRRTETGNFFNQTTLGAEALGPDWDLRANFYLPNGSRTRDLGTTGGGAPTAAISGNTVQITTPGLITREERALKGYDAEVGWRAPLFDAQDKRQLRLFLGGYHFSDAGIRVSGPRLRAEFVTAEVPGLWKGARLALGAELQHDHARGRQAFVSLRLRIPFGGGSGERAGALNAQERRMTEPVMRDVDIVTQSRVSGSTAPLVETASLTGAGQSFSLISSANTTGAALPGAVAAAGPNSLVVLSGTFNTSAITTLQTGQTLMGAGSVTVRAPSGATATLVTPGATITGAVAGNNPAVFMGDNSTLTGMTVSNLSTGGGTPNPFAVRATGVTGAVVSNNTLTGLENLVGGTAQGLLISSSSNITVSGNTMTGTGTGIAVGLNVVNSTGILVTGNTMSATGSSAGNSRAIVINNGSFAAGSTGNTILTGICSVAAAGTGSIGLTGGGTCP, from the coding sequence ATGCGTTGGCTAGCAATGACTTTTTTGGCGGTGCTGGCCGGCGCCGCCCCCGCTGCACACGCGCAGACGGCCCCGGGCATGAAGTGGAGCCCCTACATCGACTTCGAAGCCAAGCCCGGCAACAAGCGTGACATCGGTGAGGCCAATGTGTTTGTCCCGCTCGCGCAAACCGACCGCACACTGTTTTTTGGCGACCTGCGTGGCCGTTTTGACGGCAACAGCAACCGCGAGGGCAATTTCGGCCTGGGCGTGCGCCACATGCTGGCGAACGGCTGGAACATAGGCGGCTACGGCTACTTTGACCGCCGCCGCACCGAGACCGGCAATTTTTTCAACCAGACCACGCTGGGTGCCGAGGCGCTGGGCCCCGACTGGGACTTGCGCGCCAATTTTTATCTGCCGAACGGCAGCCGCACGCGCGACCTGGGCACGACGGGCGGCGGCGCGCCGACGGCCGCCATCTCCGGCAACACCGTGCAAATCACCACCCCGGGTTTGATCACACGCGAAGAGCGCGCCCTCAAGGGCTATGACGCGGAAGTGGGCTGGCGCGCGCCGCTGTTCGATGCCCAGGACAAGCGCCAGTTGCGGCTCTTCCTGGGGGGTTATCACTTCAGCGACGCCGGCATCCGTGTGTCCGGGCCCCGCCTGCGTGCGGAGTTTGTGACGGCCGAAGTGCCAGGGCTGTGGAAGGGCGCCAGGCTGGCCTTGGGCGCGGAGCTCCAGCACGACCACGCGCGCGGCCGCCAGGCTTTTGTGTCGCTGCGCCTGCGCATCCCCTTTGGCGGCGGCAGCGGTGAACGTGCCGGCGCACTCAATGCCCAGGAAAGGCGCATGACCGAGCCGGTGATGCGCGATGTGGACATCGTCACCCAAAGCCGGGTATCCGGCTCGACCGCCCCATTGGTGGAGACGGCCAGCCTGACCGGCGCCGGGCAAAGCTTCAGCCTGATTTCAAGCGCCAACACCACGGGCGCCGCCCTGCCGGGCGCGGTGGCCGCCGCCGGCCCCAACAGCCTGGTCGTGCTGTCGGGCACCTTCAACACCAGTGCCATCACGACGCTGCAAACCGGGCAGACGCTGATGGGCGCGGGGTCTGTCACCGTGCGCGCACCCAGCGGTGCGACCGCGACCCTGGTGACGCCGGGCGCGACCATCACCGGGGCGGTGGCCGGCAACAACCCGGCCGTCTTCATGGGCGACAACAGCACGTTGACGGGAATGACGGTCAGCAACCTGTCCACGGGGGGCGGCACGCCCAACCCGTTTGCCGTGCGCGCCACCGGCGTGACCGGGGCGGTCGTCTCCAACAATACGCTGACGGGGCTGGAAAACCTGGTGGGTGGAACCGCGCAGGGCCTGCTGATCAGCAGCTCCAGCAACATCACCGTGAGCGGCAACACCATGACCGGCACAGGAACCGGCATTGCGGTGGGCCTCAATGTCGTGAATTCGACCGGCATCCTGGTCACGGGCAACACCATGAGTGCCACCGGAAGCAGCGCCGGGAACAGCCGGGCCATCGTGATCAACAACGGCAGCTTCGCAGCGGGCTCGACGGGCAATACCATCCTGACCGGCATCTGCAGTGTCGCCGCTGCCGGAACCGGCTCGATCGGATTGACCGGCGGCGGGACTTGCCCCTGA
- the panB gene encoding 3-methyl-2-oxobutanoate hydroxymethyltransferase, translated as MTTPADTTPPASATPYGTLPPSSTPSAPPARKPVSLPRLREMQAHGEKITMLTAYDATFAAVADAAGVECILVGDSLGMVCQGLTSTVGVTLETMRHHTECVANGLRRSQATAWLIGDLPFGSYHESKEQALRSATVLMQAGAHMVKLEGGGWTAETVRFLVERGIPVCAHLGLTPQTVHALGGYRVQGKGDEAAATMTRHARELQDAGAAMLVLEMVPAALSATLTQELTHCATIGIGAGNGTAGQVLVLHDMLGMNLGKMPKFVRNFMEGPDNKTASVRGAMEAYVRAVKDGSFPVNAQHAW; from the coding sequence ATGACGACCCCTGCCGACACCACCCCTCCAGCATCCGCCACGCCTTACGGCACACTGCCGCCGTCGTCCACGCCATCCGCCCCACCTGCGCGCAAACCGGTGAGCCTGCCGCGCCTGCGCGAGATGCAGGCGCATGGCGAAAAAATCACCATGCTGACGGCCTACGACGCGACCTTTGCCGCCGTGGCCGACGCTGCGGGTGTGGAGTGCATCCTGGTGGGCGACTCGCTGGGCATGGTCTGCCAGGGCCTGACCAGCACCGTCGGCGTGACGCTGGAGACCATGCGCCACCACACCGAATGTGTGGCCAACGGCCTGCGCCGCTCACAGGCCACGGCCTGGCTGATTGGCGATTTGCCCTTCGGCAGTTACCACGAGTCCAAAGAGCAGGCGCTGCGCAGCGCCACCGTGCTGATGCAGGCCGGCGCCCACATGGTCAAGCTCGAAGGCGGCGGCTGGACGGCCGAGACCGTGCGCTTCCTGGTTGAGCGCGGCATCCCTGTTTGCGCCCACCTGGGCCTGACGCCTCAGACCGTGCATGCCCTGGGCGGCTACCGCGTGCAGGGCAAGGGTGACGAAGCCGCCGCCACGATGACGCGCCACGCGCGCGAACTGCAGGACGCCGGCGCCGCCATGCTGGTGCTGGAGATGGTGCCCGCCGCGCTGTCGGCCACGCTCACGCAGGAGCTCACACATTGCGCCACCATCGGCATTGGCGCGGGCAACGGCACCGCCGGCCAGGTGCTGGTGCTGCACGACATGCTGGGCATGAACCTGGGCAAGATGCCGAAGTTTGTGCGCAACTTCATGGAAGGCCCGGACAACAAGACCGCCAGCGTGCGCGGCGCCATGGAAGCGTACGTGCGTGCCGTGAAGGACGGCAGCTTTCCGGTCAACGCCCAGCACGCCTGGTAG
- the bioB gene encoding biotin synthase BioB, whose protein sequence is MSHVAEQIITLHRPRPQVSQTEQAAQAGEQRWSVDAIESLFNLPFPELMHRAQTVHRENFDPTRVEFATLLSVKTGGCAEDCGYCPQAARYDTGVEASKLMEPAEVLAAAQRAQAAGATRFCMGAAWRSPKDRDIEKVAELVRTVKALGLETCATLGMLEDGHAQTLQSAGLDYYNHNLDSAPDFYGDIITTRDYQDRLDTLARVRSAGVKVCCGGIVGMGETRRQRAGLVAELANLTPYPESVPINNLVKVEGTPLAHQADLDPFEFVRTIAVARITMPTARVRLSAGRQQMGDGVQALCFLAGANSIFYGDKLLTTGNPDTEADVKLLERLGMSRSAPEAR, encoded by the coding sequence ATGTCCCACGTCGCAGAACAAATCATCACGCTCCACCGCCCGCGCCCCCAGGTTTCACAAACCGAACAGGCGGCACAAGCAGGTGAACAGCGCTGGAGCGTGGACGCCATCGAGTCCTTGTTCAACCTGCCTTTTCCGGAACTGATGCACCGCGCGCAAACCGTGCACCGCGAAAACTTCGACCCGACGCGCGTCGAGTTCGCCACGCTGCTGTCGGTCAAAACCGGCGGCTGCGCCGAAGACTGCGGCTACTGCCCGCAGGCCGCGCGCTACGACACCGGCGTGGAAGCCAGCAAGCTGATGGAGCCCGCCGAGGTGCTGGCCGCTGCCCAGCGCGCGCAGGCCGCAGGCGCCACACGTTTTTGCATGGGCGCCGCCTGGCGCTCGCCCAAAGACCGCGACATTGAAAAAGTTGCCGAGCTGGTGCGCACCGTGAAGGCGCTGGGCCTGGAAACCTGCGCCACGCTGGGCATGCTGGAAGACGGCCATGCGCAAACGCTGCAAAGCGCGGGCCTCGATTACTACAACCACAATCTCGACAGCGCGCCGGATTTTTACGGCGACATCATCACCACGCGCGACTACCAGGACCGCCTGGACACACTGGCGCGCGTGCGCAGCGCCGGCGTCAAGGTCTGCTGCGGCGGCATTGTCGGCATGGGCGAGACGCGCCGCCAGCGCGCAGGCCTCGTGGCCGAGCTGGCCAACCTCACGCCCTACCCCGAGTCGGTGCCCATCAACAACCTGGTGAAGGTCGAAGGCACGCCGCTGGCCCACCAGGCCGACCTGGACCCGTTTGAATTTGTGCGCACGATTGCCGTGGCCCGCATCACCATGCCGACGGCGCGCGTGCGCCTGTCGGCCGGCCGCCAGCAAATGGGCGACGGCGTTCAGGCGCTGTGCTTCCTGGCCGGCGCGAATTCGATCTTTTACGGTGACAAGCTGCTGACCACCGGCAACCCCGACACCGAAGCCGACGTGAAGCTGCTCGAGCGCCTGGGCATGAGCCGGTCTGCGCCCGAAGCGCGTTAA
- the bioF gene encoding 8-amino-7-oxononanoate synthase: MAMNTTSSWLDEFPARVAELDRAHLRRQRRVVVPDSGARLSIDGQSMLAFCSNDYLGLATHPALVQAACDGAQAYGVGAGASPLVSGHSAANEALERDLAAYVGLPRALYFYAGYATNIGIVPALVGAGDAIFSDALNHACLIDGARLSRANIHRYAHADLEALGRELAQSDAPRKLVISDAVFSMDGDIADIPALVALCERHDALLLLDDAHGFGVLGPRGRGSLAAAGLYGAKASRRVLYMATLGKAAGVAGAFVAGDAALVEWLLQKTRSYIFATAAPALLASALRVSLEIIEQDEWRRTHLQKLIARLRSGLAAGLTNSHWQLPPSQTAIQPLLIGRNDEALAVMEGLRARGIWVPAIRPPTVAEGTARLRIALSAAHTEADIDLLVEALTALATKHTQTLQQAEPTH; encoded by the coding sequence ATGGCAATGAACACCACATCCTCCTGGCTCGATGAATTTCCGGCGCGCGTGGCCGAACTGGACCGTGCCCACCTGCGCCGGCAGCGCCGCGTGGTCGTGCCTGACAGCGGCGCGCGCCTCTCGATCGACGGGCAGAGCATGCTGGCGTTTTGCAGCAACGACTACCTGGGCCTGGCGACGCACCCGGCTCTGGTACAGGCGGCTTGCGACGGTGCCCAGGCCTATGGCGTGGGCGCAGGCGCCTCGCCGCTGGTCAGCGGCCATAGCGCCGCCAACGAGGCGCTGGAGCGCGACCTGGCCGCCTACGTCGGCCTGCCGCGCGCGCTGTATTTTTATGCGGGCTACGCCACCAACATCGGCATCGTGCCGGCCCTGGTGGGGGCGGGCGATGCGATTTTTTCGGATGCGCTCAACCATGCCTGCCTGATTGACGGCGCGCGCCTGTCACGCGCCAACATCCACCGCTACGCCCATGCCGACCTGGAAGCATTGGGCCGCGAACTCGCGCAAAGCGATGCACCGCGCAAGCTGGTGATCAGCGACGCGGTGTTCAGCATGGACGGCGACATCGCCGACATCCCCGCGCTGGTGGCGCTGTGCGAACGTCATGACGCGCTGCTGCTGCTCGATGACGCACACGGCTTTGGCGTGCTGGGCCCGCGGGGGCGCGGCAGCCTCGCCGCCGCAGGCCTGTATGGCGCCAAGGCTTCGCGCCGCGTGCTCTACATGGCCACGCTGGGCAAGGCGGCCGGCGTGGCCGGGGCTTTTGTGGCGGGCGATGCAGCGCTGGTCGAATGGCTGCTGCAGAAAACCCGCAGCTATATTTTTGCCACCGCCGCGCCCGCGCTGCTGGCCAGCGCGCTGCGCGTCAGCCTTGAAATCATTGAGCAGGATGAATGGCGCCGCACACATTTGCAAAAACTGATTGCGCGATTGCGCAGCGGCCTCGCAGCGGGCCTGACGAACAGCCACTGGCAATTGCCGCCTTCACAGACCGCCATCCAGCCCCTGCTGATCGGCCGCAATGATGAAGCCCTTGCCGTCATGGAAGGCCTGCGCGCACGCGGCATCTGGGTGCCGGCGATTCGCCCGCCTACCGTGGCTGAGGGCACGGCCCGCCTGCGCATTGCGCTGTCGGCTGCGCACACCGAGGCCGACATCGACCTGCTGGTCGAGGCCCTGACCGCCTTGGCGACGAAGCACACACAAACACTGCAACAAGCAGAACCCACGCACTGA
- the bioD gene encoding dethiobiotin synthase yields MAEAAHKTVSLFVTGTDTGVGKTLASAALLHALAKRHLRVVGMKPVAAGTVPVDGVEANEDVLALRAASTCRVPPELDNPVLLPDPVSPHIAAARAGARIDIAHIVACHRRLALLADAVVVEGAGGFHVPLSPTETGADLVLALGLPVVLVVGLRLGCLNHALLTAEAVRARGLTLAGWVANHIDPGMLVQDDNIAFLQKRLQAPLLATVPWQPGIDARDITLHLPAEWQ; encoded by the coding sequence ATGGCTGAAGCGGCACACAAAACGGTTTCGCTGTTTGTCACCGGCACCGACACCGGCGTGGGCAAGACCCTGGCCAGCGCCGCGCTGCTGCATGCGTTGGCCAAAAGGCATTTGCGCGTGGTGGGCATGAAACCGGTGGCGGCGGGCACAGTGCCCGTTGACGGCGTCGAGGCCAATGAAGACGTGCTCGCGCTGCGCGCCGCATCGACCTGCCGCGTGCCGCCCGAGCTCGACAACCCGGTGCTGCTGCCCGACCCGGTATCGCCGCACATCGCCGCTGCCCGCGCCGGTGCGCGCATTGACATCGCCCACATCGTCGCCTGCCACCGCCGGCTGGCGCTGCTGGCCGACGCGGTGGTGGTGGAAGGGGCGGGCGGTTTCCATGTACCGCTCTCGCCGACAGAAACGGGCGCCGACCTGGTCCTGGCGCTGGGCCTGCCCGTGGTGCTGGTGGTCGGCCTGCGCCTGGGCTGCCTGAACCATGCGCTGCTCACGGCCGAAGCGGTCCGCGCGCGCGGCCTCACGCTGGCCGGCTGGGTCGCCAACCATATCGACCCCGGCATGCTGGTGCAGGACGACAACATCGCCTTCCTGCAAAAACGACTGCAGGCGCCCCTGCTGGCCACTGTGCCCTGGCAACCCGGCATCGACGCACGCGACATCACCCTGCACCTTCCCGCCGAATGGCAATGA
- a CDS encoding adenosylmethionine--8-amino-7-oxononanoate transaminase translates to MDNALMTRRSLRHVWHPCTQMKLHEAHPPVPIARAEGVWLHDFEGRRYLDGISSWWVNLFGHGHPHIKAALRDQLDRLDHVMLAGFTHEPVVELSERLGALTGLGHAFYGSDGASATEIALKMSAHYWRNNGKPEKSRFIGLAGGYHGETVGALAVTDIALFREAYAPLVRLAATVASPDARGAQAGESAADVAHRAAANLQAWLAQHHAHTAALIVEPMVQCAAGMAMHDAAYLREARALCDRYGVHLIADEIATGFGRTGTMFAYQQAGIRPDFICLSKGLTGGTLPLSAVLTTDAVYGAFYDDEVARGFLHSHSYTGNPLACRAALATLELFEQTDVLENNAALARTMDQAFAPLTQHAAVRDARRLGMIWAWDIEPTAVPHFARRYTHHAMAEGVLLRPIGQTVYAMPPYVMDKEAVDHLARGALAALNAALADKGDAHG, encoded by the coding sequence ATGGACAACGCATTGATGACCCGGCGCAGCCTGCGCCATGTGTGGCACCCCTGCACCCAGATGAAGCTGCACGAGGCGCACCCGCCCGTGCCCATCGCGCGGGCCGAAGGCGTGTGGCTGCATGACTTTGAAGGCCGGCGCTACCTGGATGGCATCAGCTCATGGTGGGTCAACCTGTTTGGCCACGGCCACCCGCACATCAAGGCCGCGCTGCGCGACCAGCTGGACCGCCTCGACCACGTCATGCTGGCCGGCTTCACGCACGAGCCCGTCGTTGAGCTGTCAGAGCGCCTGGGCGCGCTGACCGGCCTGGGCCACGCGTTTTACGGCAGCGACGGCGCCAGCGCCACCGAGATTGCGCTCAAGATGAGCGCGCACTACTGGCGCAACAACGGCAAGCCCGAGAAAAGCCGCTTCATCGGCCTGGCCGGCGGTTATCACGGCGAAACCGTGGGCGCACTGGCCGTGACTGACATCGCGCTCTTTCGCGAGGCCTATGCGCCGCTGGTGCGGCTGGCCGCCACCGTGGCCAGCCCCGACGCGCGCGGCGCGCAAGCCGGCGAGAGCGCGGCAGATGTTGCACACCGCGCCGCCGCAAACCTGCAGGCCTGGCTGGCGCAGCACCACGCGCACACCGCCGCACTCATCGTCGAGCCCATGGTGCAGTGCGCCGCCGGCATGGCGATGCACGACGCAGCCTACCTGCGCGAAGCACGCGCGCTGTGCGACCGCTATGGCGTGCACCTGATCGCCGATGAAATCGCCACCGGCTTTGGCCGCACCGGCACGATGTTTGCGTACCAGCAGGCGGGCATACGGCCGGACTTCATTTGCCTCTCCAAAGGCCTCACGGGCGGCACGCTGCCGCTGTCTGCCGTGCTGACCACCGACGCGGTGTACGGAGCGTTTTACGACGATGAGGTGGCGCGCGGTTTTTTGCATTCGCACTCTTACACCGGCAACCCGCTGGCCTGCCGCGCCGCGCTGGCCACGCTGGAGCTGTTTGAGCAGACCGATGTGCTGGAGAACAACGCGGCGTTGGCGCGCACCATGGACCAGGCCTTTGCGCCGCTGACGCAGCACGCCGCTGTGCGCGACGCACGCAGGCTGGGCATGATCTGGGCCTGGGATATCGAACCCACGGCGGTGCCCCACTTCGCACGCCGCTACACGCACCACGCCATGGCCGAGGGCGTACTGCTGCGCCCGATAGGCCAGACGGTCTACGCCATGCCGCCCTATGTGATGGACAAAGAAGCGGTGGACCACCTGGCACGCGGTGCGCTGGCGGCACTCAACGCAGCCCTGGCTGACAAAGGCGATGCACATGGCTGA
- the panD gene encoding aspartate 1-decarboxylase, whose amino-acid sequence MFRTLLKSKIHRAAVTHCELNYEGSCAIDEDLLDAANLAENEQVHIWNINNGERFITYAIRAERGSRIISVNGSAARRAAVGDLVIIAAFAQVHEEHVAGFSPKLVFVNPDNRIKEERSTIPVQQP is encoded by the coding sequence ATGTTCAGAACCCTGCTCAAATCCAAAATCCACCGCGCGGCCGTCACGCACTGCGAACTCAACTACGAGGGTTCCTGCGCCATCGACGAAGACCTGCTGGACGCCGCCAACCTGGCCGAGAACGAGCAGGTGCACATCTGGAACATCAACAACGGTGAACGCTTCATCACCTATGCGATTCGCGCCGAACGCGGCAGCCGGATTATTTCGGTCAACGGCTCGGCGGCACGCCGCGCGGCCGTGGGCGACCTGGTGATCATCGCGGCCTTTGCGCAGGTGCATGAAGAACACGTCGCGGGTTTCAGCCCCAAGCTGGTCTTCGTCAACCCGGACAACCGCATCAAGGAAGAGCGCTCCACCATCCCGGTGCAGCAGCCCTGA
- the nadC gene encoding carboxylating nicotinate-nucleotide diphosphorylase: MKKSFDFSAAAVAALAQADAARALAEDVGAGDLTAALIDPARQARAQVVARESAVVCGSAWVEATVRQLDSQAQLVWHVKDGERCEANQLVFEVRGLARALLSAERTALNFLQLLSAVATKTAIYADIVKGTRAVIVDTRKTLPGLRLAQKYAVVTGGGTNHRVGLYDAVLIKENHIAAAGGIRQVLARAAEFVSQADFVQIEVENLGELHEALDAGATMVLLDNMSLPDLKEAVRINAGRAVLEISGGVTLDGLRTLAETGVDRISIGTLTKDVRAVDFSMRFDAAE, from the coding sequence ATGAAAAAGTCATTTGATTTCTCTGCCGCCGCAGTGGCAGCGCTGGCCCAGGCCGATGCGGCGCGCGCGCTGGCGGAAGACGTGGGCGCCGGCGATTTGACCGCTGCGCTGATCGACCCGGCCCGCCAGGCGCGGGCGCAGGTGGTGGCACGCGAAAGCGCTGTGGTGTGCGGCAGCGCCTGGGTGGAGGCCACGGTGCGGCAGCTGGATTCGCAGGCCCAACTGGTCTGGCATGTGAAAGACGGCGAGCGCTGCGAAGCCAACCAGTTGGTGTTTGAGGTGCGCGGGCTGGCGCGCGCGCTGTTATCGGCCGAACGCACGGCGCTGAATTTTTTGCAACTGCTCAGCGCCGTCGCGACCAAGACGGCGATTTATGCCGACATCGTGAAAGGCACGCGCGCCGTGATTGTCGACACGCGCAAGACCTTGCCGGGCCTGCGGCTGGCGCAGAAATACGCTGTCGTCACCGGCGGCGGCACCAACCACCGCGTGGGCTTGTACGACGCCGTGCTCATCAAGGAAAACCATATCGCCGCGGCCGGCGGCATCCGCCAGGTGCTGGCACGTGCGGCCGAGTTCGTCTCGCAGGCCGACTTTGTGCAGATCGAAGTCGAGAACCTGGGCGAGCTCCATGAAGCGCTGGACGCCGGCGCCACCATGGTGCTGCTGGACAACATGAGCCTGCCGGATCTGAAAGAGGCGGTGCGCATCAACGCCGGGCGGGCGGTGCTGGAAATCTCCGGCGGCGTGACGCTGGACGGCCTGCGCACGCTGGCTGAAACCGGCGTGGACCGCATCTCCATCGGCACGCTGACCAAGGATGTGCGGGC